One Dokdonia sp. Dokd-P16 genomic window carries:
- a CDS encoding M20/M25/M40 family metallo-hydrolase, translating to MKSHQILFLIVISLMIACAKTGTLHAQSSTQQLSKEELQIISLVETHTEESIEFLENVVNINSGTLNTKGVKEVGDVFSASFTDIGFTTNWIDMPAEMNRAGHLFANTEGKKGKRLLLIGHLDTVFEDDSEFQQFEMVNDSIAKGPGANDMKGGNVVVLYALKALREAGLLDDAQITVAFTGDEESTGKPLTISRKDLIDAAKNSDIALGFETSTGFDNATVARRGSSNWKVTVTGKRAHSSGIFRESVGAGANFELARILNGFYNEVRGPELLSFNPGMMLGGTTMELNPEESKGSIFGKGNVVAQTAYVQGGLRFISEEQKEEARTKMRQIVANNLPHTSAVVEFEDSYPAMQPTPQNYEVLEILSQVSQDMGGPAVAAYDPGKRGAADTSFVAAYVACLDGLGTMGTGAHTPSETVNIKTIEMLTKRTAILIYRLINMER from the coding sequence ATGAAGAGCCATCAGATATTATTTCTAATTGTAATCAGTTTAATGATTGCTTGCGCAAAAACTGGAACACTCCATGCGCAATCTTCTACACAACAATTGTCAAAAGAGGAGCTACAAATTATAAGCCTTGTAGAAACACATACAGAGGAAAGTATTGAATTTCTCGAAAACGTGGTAAATATTAATAGTGGTACCCTCAATACAAAAGGCGTGAAAGAAGTGGGCGATGTATTCTCTGCGTCATTTACAGATATAGGTTTTACTACAAATTGGATTGATATGCCTGCCGAGATGAATAGAGCAGGGCATCTATTTGCTAATACAGAAGGAAAAAAAGGCAAGCGATTGCTTCTTATAGGACACCTAGATACCGTTTTTGAGGACGATAGCGAGTTTCAGCAATTTGAAATGGTGAATGATTCTATTGCAAAAGGTCCTGGCGCAAATGATATGAAAGGTGGTAACGTAGTAGTGCTATATGCACTTAAGGCTCTTAGAGAAGCAGGATTACTTGATGATGCGCAAATCACCGTAGCCTTTACAGGAGATGAAGAAAGCACCGGAAAGCCGCTTACAATAAGCAGGAAAGATTTGATAGATGCAGCAAAAAACTCAGATATCGCTTTAGGTTTCGAAACCTCTACAGGTTTTGATAATGCTACCGTGGCAAGACGAGGATCCTCTAACTGGAAAGTAACAGTTACTGGAAAGAGAGCGCACTCTAGCGGTATTTTTCGCGAAAGCGTAGGAGCAGGAGCAAATTTTGAACTTGCACGTATTCTCAACGGTTTCTATAATGAAGTAAGAGGTCCAGAATTATTATCTTTTAATCCAGGGATGATGCTGGGAGGTACCACAATGGAGCTCAACCCAGAGGAGAGCAAAGGAAGCATTTTTGGAAAAGGAAATGTAGTTGCACAAACAGCATATGTGCAAGGAGGACTCCGCTTTATCTCCGAAGAACAGAAGGAGGAAGCACGTACAAAAATGCGTCAGATAGTAGCAAATAATCTGCCGCATACAAGTGCCGTAGTTGAGTTTGAAGATAGTTATCCAGCAATGCAGCCTACTCCTCAAAATTATGAGGTATTAGAAATTTTAAGCCAAGTGAGTCAAGATATGGGAGGTCCTGCTGTAGCAGCTTATGATCCAGGAAAGCGCGGTGCTGCAGATACTTCGTTTGTAGCGGCGTATGTGGCTTGCCTAGATGGTCTAGGGACTATGGGAACGGGAGCGCATACTCCTAGTGAGACGGTAAATATTAAAACTATAGAGATGCTCACAAAGCGTACGGCAATTCTTATTTACAGATTGATTAATATGGAAAGATAA
- a CDS encoding DUF58 domain-containing protein, translating into MDIKSELNKTSGFGNLELLARQVVEGFISGMHKSPFHGFSAEFAEHKIYNPGESTKHIDWKLYAKTDRLYAKRYEEETNLRCHLILDNSSSMHYPAVKEHSVLNLNKISFSTLASAAIMNLMKKQRDAVGMSIYSDDYEFYTGEKGSDRHHHMLLDQLNGVLDPALAKAEKKTATYKHLHLIAEKLKRRSLVFLFSDMLQDDVEQEQLFEALQHLKYNKHEVILFHTYSQEKEYDFKFDNSPRKFVDVESGSSINLYADNIRDIYTSAVETYFKNLQLRCAQYRIKYIPAVIEKGFAPILTTFLVERQKFI; encoded by the coding sequence TCTGGGATGCATAAAAGTCCGTTTCATGGATTTTCGGCAGAGTTTGCAGAGCATAAAATCTATAATCCTGGAGAGAGCACAAAACATATAGACTGGAAACTTTATGCCAAGACTGATAGACTGTATGCAAAGCGCTATGAGGAAGAAACTAATCTACGCTGCCATCTTATATTAGACAATAGTAGTTCTATGCATTATCCCGCTGTAAAGGAGCACAGCGTTTTAAATCTTAATAAGATAAGCTTCTCTACACTTGCGAGTGCCGCGATTATGAATCTTATGAAAAAGCAGCGTGATGCTGTGGGAATGAGTATTTACAGTGACGACTATGAATTCTACACGGGAGAGAAGGGAAGTGATAGGCATCACCACATGTTATTAGATCAATTAAATGGTGTGCTAGATCCAGCTCTTGCAAAGGCAGAAAAGAAAACAGCCACATACAAACACTTACATCTCATTGCCGAAAAGCTAAAACGTAGATCTTTGGTGTTTTTATTTTCAGACATGTTACAAGATGATGTAGAGCAAGAACAATTATTTGAAGCGTTGCAACATCTTAAATACAATAAACACGAGGTGATTCTTTTTCATACGTATAGCCAAGAGAAGGAATATGACTTTAAATTTGATAATAGCCCGCGTAAATTTGTAGATGTAGAGAGTGGATCATCAATTAATTTATATGCAGATAATATTAGAGATATTTATACAAGCGCGGTAGAAACGTACTTTAAAAACTTGCAACTACGTTGTGCTCAGTATCGTATCAAGTATATTCCAGCGGTGATTGAAAAAGGTTTTGCACCTATACTCACCACGTTTTTAGTGGAGCGTCAAAAATTTATTTAA